In Balneolales bacterium ANBcel1, one genomic interval encodes:
- the dnaJ gene encoding molecular chaperone DnaJ, protein MSKRDYYEVLGVSKQANETELKRAYRKLAMKYHPDRNPDNPDAEKKFKDAAEAFEVLKDPEKRARYDQFGHAGMSGAGGFGADFEDFSFDDIFSRFSDIFGGDVFGGGMGGSQGRSRRRSGTGRPGDDMKLQLKLTLEEIAFGTERELKVKKHVTCDTCSGTGAETEDDFMTCGTCNGVGEVRQVSRTMFGQFVNVQPCPTCHGEGRSIRNKCKACSGEGRIKGEENIKVQIPSGVTKGNYISLRGQGHAGIRGGEAGTLIVLIEEKEHEHFTREGDDIFYELNLSIPDAALGLTTEVPTLKGKARIKIEPGTQPGKMLRMREKGIKGLNSSKFGDQYVRVHVFVPAKLSEEEKKKMESFRKSRNFDPELHKDARNNLFDRVKAVFS, encoded by the coding sequence ATGTCGAAACGAGATTACTACGAAGTTCTGGGTGTCAGCAAACAGGCCAACGAAACCGAGCTGAAGCGGGCTTATCGCAAGCTCGCCATGAAGTACCACCCCGACCGCAACCCGGACAACCCGGACGCCGAAAAGAAGTTCAAGGATGCCGCCGAGGCATTCGAGGTTTTGAAAGACCCCGAAAAAAGAGCGCGCTACGATCAGTTCGGCCACGCGGGAATGTCAGGTGCCGGTGGATTTGGTGCCGATTTCGAGGACTTCAGTTTCGATGATATCTTCAGCCGCTTCAGTGATATTTTCGGTGGAGATGTCTTTGGCGGAGGAATGGGTGGCTCACAGGGCCGGAGCCGGAGGCGTTCCGGAACCGGACGACCCGGCGATGACATGAAACTGCAGCTCAAACTGACCCTTGAAGAGATCGCATTCGGTACCGAACGTGAATTGAAGGTGAAGAAACATGTCACCTGCGATACGTGCAGCGGAACCGGCGCGGAAACCGAAGACGATTTCATGACCTGCGGAACCTGCAACGGTGTGGGGGAAGTCCGGCAAGTCAGCCGCACCATGTTCGGGCAGTTTGTAAATGTTCAGCCATGCCCCACCTGCCACGGCGAAGGCCGTTCAATACGGAACAAATGCAAGGCATGCAGTGGCGAGGGCCGTATCAAAGGCGAAGAAAACATTAAGGTTCAGATTCCCAGCGGCGTGACCAAGGGCAACTACATCAGCCTGCGCGGACAGGGGCATGCCGGAATTCGCGGCGGTGAGGCCGGTACTCTTATCGTATTGATCGAGGAGAAGGAGCATGAGCATTTCACGCGGGAAGGCGATGATATTTTCTACGAACTCAACCTCAGTATTCCCGATGCCGCGCTGGGGCTTACCACCGAAGTGCCGACGTTAAAGGGAAAAGCCCGGATCAAGATCGAACCCGGCACCCAGCCGGGCAAAATGCTGCGGATGCGTGAAAAAGGGATCAAAGGGCTGAACTCGAGCAAGTTCGGGGATCAGTACGTCCGTGTACATGTGTTCGTACCCGCCAAACTGAGCGAAGAAGAGAAAAAGAAAATGGAGTCGTTCCGAAAATCCCGCAACTTTGACCCTGAACTCCACAAAGATGCACGGAACAATCTCTTCGACCGGGTGAAAGCGGTCTTCAGCTGA
- a CDS encoding nucleotide exchange factor GrpE: MKDQQSNSNSAGEAENGAAKVREENMETNREAGDQTHAESADEQAAGSETTVDADALQAEMEQLKKELASSRESVLRKAAEFENLKRRTQKEKAVMFEDARVDAVSRFLPIREDLKRSLEAAERQQVDSGFVEGLKMMMNNFDRVLEQYNVEPIEETGVPFDVDRHDAMLSQPAGDDSVETNTVLQVMEPGYRIGDRVIRHAKVIVSQ; the protein is encoded by the coding sequence ATGAAAGATCAGCAATCCAACAGCAACAGCGCCGGTGAGGCCGAAAACGGCGCCGCGAAAGTCCGGGAAGAGAATATGGAGACCAACCGGGAAGCCGGAGATCAAACCCATGCGGAGTCCGCCGATGAGCAGGCCGCCGGATCCGAAACCACCGTTGATGCGGATGCGTTGCAGGCCGAAATGGAACAGCTCAAGAAAGAGCTGGCCTCCTCCAGGGAATCGGTGTTGCGCAAGGCGGCAGAATTTGAGAACCTCAAGCGGCGAACCCAAAAAGAGAAGGCCGTCATGTTTGAGGATGCCCGCGTGGATGCCGTCAGTCGCTTTCTGCCCATCCGGGAAGATCTGAAACGGAGTCTGGAAGCCGCCGAAAGGCAGCAGGTCGATTCCGGTTTTGTCGAAGGGCTCAAAATGATGATGAACAACTTCGACCGGGTACTTGAGCAGTATAATGTAGAACCTATTGAAGAGACAGGCGTTCCGTTTGATGTGGATCGCCACGATGCCATGCTCAGTCAGCCGGCCGGCGACGACTCTGTAGAGACCAACACGGTGCTTCAGGTCATGGAGCCGGGTTACAGAATCGGTGACCGCGTGATCAGGCATGCCAAAGTAATCGTGAGCCAGTAA
- the hrcA gene encoding heat-inducible transcriptional repressor HrcA, with amino-acid sequence MTGAEMNIVGFPELTNREQEVLRCIIQNFIVTASPVASRTLVERYRLNISSATVRGAMNSLESKGLLDHPHTSSGRVPTEHGYRHYVNSLMQVSVLSKEERQILDTLQNYLTSDIDDAVQSAARILARLSNLLAVVVTPRLGQGVFRKIELVSISSSRVLVVLTIESGIVKTFSVEVQAEMESGELERVARFLNERLQGHKLNEISRKIKEMLSDYDGRDHSGLIRVFIDSADTIFDDHQLRKFHFGGVEYMALQPEFNDLSSYKGIVELLENEDMIIHLFDDYKGEGDNREVQIRIGRENKIQQVEQCSVVSANYHYGGIKGTIGLVGPTRMNYSRMVALVEQLANRFSVYSPGGG; translated from the coding sequence ATGACAGGTGCGGAAATGAATATTGTCGGTTTTCCCGAACTCACAAATCGTGAGCAGGAGGTGCTCAGGTGCATCATCCAGAATTTTATTGTGACGGCCAGTCCTGTCGCATCCCGGACTCTGGTGGAACGCTATCGGCTGAACATCAGCTCCGCGACGGTACGCGGCGCCATGAACAGTCTGGAGAGCAAGGGATTGCTGGATCATCCCCACACCTCGTCGGGTCGTGTGCCGACCGAACACGGATATCGCCATTATGTGAATTCACTCATGCAGGTATCGGTGCTCAGCAAGGAGGAGCGGCAGATTCTCGACACACTTCAGAATTACCTTACCAGTGACATCGACGATGCGGTCCAGTCAGCCGCACGGATTCTGGCGCGTCTCTCCAACCTGCTTGCCGTGGTCGTAACTCCCCGGCTGGGCCAGGGCGTATTTCGCAAGATCGAACTGGTGTCGATCAGTTCCAGCCGGGTACTGGTCGTGCTTACCATCGAAAGCGGCATCGTTAAAACCTTTTCGGTGGAAGTGCAGGCCGAAATGGAATCCGGGGAGCTGGAACGGGTAGCCCGGTTTCTGAACGAGCGTCTGCAGGGTCACAAACTGAATGAAATATCCCGCAAGATCAAGGAGATGCTCTCCGATTATGACGGACGGGATCACTCCGGACTCATCCGCGTGTTCATCGACAGTGCCGATACCATTTTCGACGATCATCAGCTTCGCAAATTCCATTTCGGCGGCGTTGAGTACATGGCGCTCCAGCCCGAATTCAACGACCTGAGCAGTTACAAGGGAATTGTGGAACTGCTTGAGAACGAGGATATGATCATTCACCTGTTTGACGATTACAAAGGTGAAGGCGACAACCGGGAAGTCCAGATCCGCATCGGCCGGGAAAACAAGATACAGCAGGTGGAACAGTGCAGCGTGGTTTCCGCCAATTACCACTACGGAGGGATCAAGGGCACCATTGGGCTGGTCGGCCCTACCCGAATGAACTACAGCCGCATGGTCGCTCTGGTGGAACAGCTGGCCAATCGTTTCAGTGTCTACAGTCCCGGAGGTGGATGA
- a CDS encoding VOC family protein, translating to MSDIKIKGLNHITLRVNNITKAEEFYGGILGFEVEKKMGRSMTVYRIGGDSLVLVEAETEYQATSKDYRVDHFGFFVDSPEEVDRLAEFFSENEVTILSGPSNRKNGRFVFISDPDGNMIEIFNEAG from the coding sequence ATGAGCGACATTAAAATCAAAGGATTAAACCATATCACACTGCGTGTGAACAATATTACCAAGGCCGAGGAGTTTTACGGTGGAATACTGGGATTCGAGGTGGAAAAAAAGATGGGTCGGAGCATGACCGTCTACCGGATCGGGGGAGATTCGCTCGTTCTGGTTGAGGCCGAAACCGAGTATCAAGCCACATCCAAAGACTACCGGGTGGATCATTTCGGGTTCTTTGTGGATTCGCCCGAAGAGGTGGACCGTCTGGCCGAGTTCTTCAGTGAGAACGAAGTAACCATTCTGAGCGGCCCGTCAAACCGTAAAAACGGCCGCTTCGTGTTTATTTCGGATCCCGATGGAAACATGATCGAGATCTTTAACGAAGCGGGATAG
- the rsmI gene encoding 16S rRNA (cytidine(1402)-2'-O)-methyltransferase, producing the protein MATLYLVATPVGNLADFSLRSAEVLKSVHTIACEDTRTSSKLLQHYGITTPTVSFHQHNEHKKVDRLMDRLDSGQDIALISDAGTPGISDPGFLASREAHRRGHTVCAIPGASSATVALSASGLPGDRFLFEGFLPPKKGRASRLDDIADQACTVILFESVHRIEKLMNELADRCGETRMAAVCRELTKQFEEIIRGPLPEVARRISEHPHLKGEFVVVLAGKNYEEQQ; encoded by the coding sequence TTGGCTACCCTCTATCTTGTGGCAACACCGGTGGGCAACCTTGCCGATTTTTCCCTGCGCTCCGCGGAGGTGCTGAAATCCGTTCATACGATCGCCTGTGAAGACACCCGCACCTCTTCAAAGCTCCTACAACATTACGGTATCACCACGCCTACCGTCTCGTTTCACCAGCACAATGAGCACAAAAAGGTGGACCGGCTCATGGACCGGCTCGACAGCGGACAGGATATCGCACTGATCAGCGATGCCGGCACACCGGGGATCTCCGACCCCGGCTTTCTGGCCTCACGCGAGGCACACCGCCGCGGCCATACCGTCTGCGCCATTCCCGGGGCCTCCTCCGCTACGGTCGCGCTTTCTGCCAGCGGCTTGCCCGGTGACCGGTTTCTGTTTGAAGGGTTTCTGCCGCCAAAAAAAGGGCGGGCATCACGGCTGGATGACATCGCCGATCAGGCCTGCACCGTCATTCTGTTCGAAAGTGTCCACCGTATTGAAAAACTGATGAATGAACTGGCCGACCGCTGCGGGGAAACGCGCATGGCGGCCGTCTGCCGGGAATTGACCAAGCAGTTTGAAGAGATCATCCGCGGCCCGTTGCCCGAGGTGGCTCGAAGAATATCCGAACACCCCCACCTGAAAGGCGAGTTCGTGGTAGTACTCGCCGGAAAAAACTACGAAGAGCAGCAATAG